The following coding sequences are from one Neurospora crassa OR74A linkage group I, whole genome shotgun sequence window:
- a CDS encoding DNA repair protein rad5, producing the protein MTQLVELTNTVPTPELLDAITSAQDLPEADQPRAIRTKLARHQKQALTFMQRREEGWAFNGKHPDVWEYVEHRVGDGSFVNRISDSHQKEQPENFQGGIIADPMGLGKTLTMIALTASDLMWVSLARRGNNEFASVGQTLVIVPPPLLGTWEEQLTEHVEPGAFSWCRHHGNDRLITTNDAHQPTIILTTYHTVSAEWRNAGESARSGIFSRRWRRIILDEAHIIRNHNSQMAHAICSLDGDSRWAVTGTPIQNKLSDLATLLKFLRIYPYSDKRCFDADFTNLWKNGQANEALKRLKRLAGCLILRRPSTTIQLPERRDLLCPVEFYPAERELYQDIRTRTIERLDEFLYANNADTVRLPSYVNVLQQIEGMRMVCNLGLYYRSRHDFTAQDPSADTTWNNAMAQRALDLQLEMNPVRCKDCKASLDVAFSLLGDTPEVQGLQQALLSQCMKFVCPECVFRRGGAPPVCDHTPVCPFAPVSISAITAKEAPEPAAIEFEGRDLMSPHEMPSKIKSLILQLKNLACDTKSVVFSTWRTTLDVIEAGLKTEDIPCLRFDGKIPQKERPNVINRFRHDPTCRVLLLTLSCGAVGLTLTVASYAFLMEPHWNPTLEDQALARIHRMGQTREVTTARFFIRDSFEERVMEVQEKKRKLVTVLLAPHGQGEGEEEDVGSLQFSI; encoded by the exons ATGACGCAACTAGTTGAGCTCACTAATACTGTACCAACCCCGGAGCTCTTGGACGCCATAACATCTGCCCAAGACCTTCCGGAAGCAGACCAACCTCGAGCAATTCGAACAAAATTGGCAAG GCATCAGAAACAGGCTTTAACATTCAtgcaaagaagagaagagggatGGGCATTCAACGGCAAGCATCCAGATGTCTGGGAGTATGTGGAGCATCGAGTCGGAGATGG AAGCTTCGTGAATCGAATATCCGATTCGCATCAAAAAGAACAGCCAGAGAACTTCCAGGGCGGTATTATTGCTGATCCGATGGGTCTGGGAAAAACGCTAACAATGATTGCTCTGACGGCGAGTGATTTGATGTGGGTATCGCTTGCTCGCCGAGGGAACAACGAATTCGCGTCGGTCGGCCAGACACTGGTCATTGTTCCACCACCAC TGTTAGGTACATGGGAAGAGCAGTTGACAGA GCACGTTGAACCCGGAGCTTTCTCATGGTGCCGACATCACGGAAACGACAGGCTTATCACAACGAACGACGCTCATCAACCCACCATTATCCTTACAACATATCATACCGTTTCAGCCGAGTGGAGGAATGCGGGTGAATCTGCTCGTTCTGGCATCTTCTCCAGGCGTTGGCGAAGAATCATCTTGGACGAAG CTCATATCATCCGAAACCACAATTCTCAAATGGCACATGCTATTTGTTCACTCGATGGGGATTCTCGTTGGGCTGTCACGGGAACGCCCATCCAGAACAAGCTCTCTGATCTAGCGACTTTGCTAAAGTTCTTGAGGATTTATCCATACAGCGACAAGAGGTGCTTTGACGCTGATTTCACGAATCTTTGGAAGAACGGGCAAGCCAATGAGGCACTAAAGCGCCTGAAGCGCTTAGCGGGTTGCTTGATTTTGAGGCGACCTAGCACCACCATCCAGCTCCCGGAAAGGCGCGATCTTCTGTGCCCGGTGGAATTTTACCCGGCTGAGCGAGAGCTGTATCAAGACATCCGCACCAGAACCATTGAGCGCCTCGATGAGTTCTTGTACGCAAACAATGCTGACACCGTACGACTGCCCTCGTATGTCAATGTTCTCCAGCAGATTGAGGGGATGCGAATGGTATGCAATCTTGGATTATACTACCGCTCACGCCACGACTTCACAGCCCAAGATCCATCCGCCGATACCACGTGGAATAATGCGATGGCCCAACGAGCACTCGACCTTCAGCTGGAAATGAACCCCGTGCGTTGTAAGGATTGCAAAGCGTCACTTGATGTGGCCTTCAGTCTTCTAGGCGATACTCCAGAGGTACAGGGATTGCAACAGGCGCTCTTGTCGCAATGTATGAAGTTTGTGTGTCCGGAATGTGTTTTCAGACGTGGAGGCGCACCGCCCGTTTGCGATCACACTCCAGTATGCCCGTTCGCCCCAGTGTCCATCAGTGCCATCACTGCCAAGGAAGCGCCGGAGCCTGCCGCTATCGAATTCGAAGGAAGAGACTTGATGTCACCGCATGAGATGCCCTCAAAGATCAAGTCGCTGATTTTGCAGCTCAAAAACCTAGCCTGCGACACCAAAAG TGTCGTATTCTCAACCTGGAGGACCACTCTCGATGTTATCGAAGCCGGACTCAAGACGGAAGATATACCATGTCTCCGCTTCGACGGCAAAATTCCTCAAAAAGAGCGACCAAATGTCATCAACAGGTTCCGACATGATCCAACCTGCAGGGTCCTGCTGCTGACACTTTCTTGCGGAGCCGTTGG ACTTACACTAACTGTCGCCTCGTATGCCTTCCTCATGGAACCACACTG GAATCCAACTCTTGAAGATCAAGCCTTGGCGCGAATTCACAGAAT